One window of the Frigoribacterium sp. Leaf415 genome contains the following:
- a CDS encoding YchJ family protein, producing the protein MPPAAPLYGRDLDDSARCPCLSGETYGSCCGPLHRGTTPAPTAERLMRSRYSAFALARASYLVETWHPTTRPATLEVDPATRWFRLDVVRTEAGGPFDAEGTVEFEAHFRDAEGAGSQHEVSRFVRVDRRWLYVDGIPG; encoded by the coding sequence ATGCCTCCTGCTGCTCCCCTCTACGGCCGCGACCTCGACGACTCGGCCCGGTGCCCCTGCCTCAGCGGCGAGACCTACGGGTCGTGCTGCGGACCGCTGCACCGGGGCACGACGCCCGCCCCGACGGCGGAACGGTTGATGCGCTCGCGGTACTCGGCGTTCGCGCTCGCTCGCGCCTCCTACCTGGTCGAGACCTGGCACCCGACGACGCGCCCGGCGACGCTCGAGGTCGACCCGGCCACGCGCTGGTTCCGGCTCGACGTCGTCCGGACGGAGGCGGGCGGGCCGTTCGACGCCGAGGGGACGGTCGAGTTCGAGGCGCACTTCCGTGACGCCGAGGGGGCCGGGTCCCAGCACGAGGTCAGTCGGTTCGTGAGGGTCGACCGACGGTGGCTCTACGTCGACGGAATCCCGGGCTGA
- a CDS encoding metallophosphoesterase family protein has product MHALPPGALRIVHLSDAHLLADGALHQGVVDTAEALDLVLAEAARVEGVRLLVGSGDLSDDGTRASYRHLRERTDAWARTAGAEVVLVPGNHDVREGFAEVLGGDPARPLDLVRDVDGWRVIGLDTSVPGAGYGLLRSEQLTWLRDELATPAGRGSVLVLHHPPIAAPTTLHESLALQDPEALAAVLEGSDVRVVLAGHYHHHIVGHLSGVPVVVAPGVANDTDVLAAVGTERAVRGSGFAVVEVSADGSVRSTPVPVRDRRDGDEVFALDEAAVARIAAEAGPPPTA; this is encoded by the coding sequence ATGCACGCCCTGCCGCCCGGAGCCCTCCGCATCGTCCACCTCAGTGACGCCCACCTGCTCGCCGACGGAGCCCTGCACCAGGGCGTCGTCGACACGGCCGAGGCCCTCGACCTCGTGCTGGCGGAGGCCGCGCGGGTCGAGGGGGTGCGACTGCTGGTGGGGTCGGGTGACCTGTCGGACGACGGGACCCGCGCCTCCTACCGGCACCTGCGAGAGCGCACCGACGCCTGGGCCCGCACGGCCGGCGCCGAGGTGGTGCTCGTGCCCGGCAACCACGACGTGCGCGAGGGCTTCGCCGAGGTGCTCGGCGGCGACCCGGCCCGACCGCTCGACCTCGTGCGCGACGTCGACGGGTGGCGGGTGATCGGGCTCGACACGTCCGTGCCCGGGGCCGGGTACGGCCTGCTGCGATCGGAGCAGCTCACCTGGCTGCGCGACGAGCTCGCGACGCCCGCCGGGCGCGGCAGCGTGCTCGTGCTGCACCACCCGCCGATCGCGGCGCCGACCACCCTGCACGAGTCCCTCGCCCTGCAGGACCCGGAGGCGCTGGCTGCGGTCCTCGAGGGATCGGACGTCCGCGTCGTCCTCGCCGGGCACTACCACCACCACATCGTCGGCCACCTGTCGGGCGTGCCCGTGGTGGTCGCGCCCGGGGTGGCGAACGACACGGACGTGCTGGCCGCCGTCGGCACCGAACGGGCCGTGCGCGGCTCGGGGTTCGCCGTGGTCGAGGTGTCGGCCGACGGGTCGGTGCGCTCGACCCCGGTACCCGTGCGCGACCGGCGCGACGGCGACGAGGTGTTCGCGCTCGACGAGGCCGCCGTCGCCCGCATCGCCGCCGAGGCCGGCCCTCCCCCCACCGCCTGA
- a CDS encoding NAD-dependent epimerase/dehydratase family protein yields MRVVVVGATGNLGTALLTRLQAEPEVTSLVGVARRGPRMATPPYGEVTWFSIDVGADDSPVALEHAFAGADAVVHLGWALQPSHRKAVMYRTNVLGTSHVLDAAARAGVPHVLVASSVGAYSRGPKGRRVDETYKTKGVRRSSYSKHKSINERVMDAFAEQHPEVTLTRMRPGLVFQAAAASEIVGLFAGRWVPTRWMQRVRPPFIPLAPRFVSQVVHASDVADAFWRAIDRRAGGAFNLAAEPVVDPDRIARAFGSRLLPVPYRLLRAVVQLTWLARLQPTEPGWLDIAAKIPVMSTEKARTVLGWTPRHTSDETLREFAHALAHRTNHEGSHPLNG; encoded by the coding sequence ATGCGCGTGGTCGTCGTCGGAGCCACGGGCAACCTGGGCACCGCCCTGCTCACCCGCCTGCAGGCCGAACCCGAGGTGACGTCGCTCGTCGGCGTCGCCCGCCGCGGTCCCCGCATGGCGACGCCGCCGTACGGCGAGGTCACCTGGTTCTCGATCGACGTCGGGGCCGACGACTCGCCCGTGGCCCTCGAGCACGCGTTCGCGGGGGCCGACGCCGTCGTGCACCTCGGCTGGGCCCTGCAGCCGAGCCACCGCAAGGCCGTCATGTACCGCACGAACGTGCTCGGCACCTCGCACGTCCTCGACGCCGCCGCCCGGGCCGGTGTGCCGCACGTGCTCGTCGCGTCGTCGGTCGGCGCCTACTCCCGGGGCCCCAAGGGCCGCCGGGTCGACGAGACCTACAAGACCAAGGGCGTCCGCCGCTCGAGCTACTCGAAGCACAAGTCGATCAACGAGCGCGTCATGGACGCCTTCGCCGAACAGCACCCCGAGGTCACGCTGACCCGCATGCGTCCGGGCCTCGTGTTCCAGGCCGCCGCCGCGAGCGAGATCGTCGGCCTCTTCGCCGGCCGCTGGGTGCCCACCCGGTGGATGCAGCGCGTGCGCCCCCCGTTCATCCCGCTCGCCCCGCGCTTCGTGTCGCAGGTCGTGCACGCGAGCGACGTCGCGGACGCGTTCTGGCGGGCGATCGACCGCCGTGCCGGCGGGGCGTTCAACCTCGCCGCCGAACCCGTGGTCGACCCCGACCGCATCGCCCGGGCGTTCGGCTCCCGCCTGCTGCCCGTGCCCTACCGCCTGCTGCGCGCGGTCGTACAGCTCACCTGGCTGGCCCGCCTGCAGCCGACCGAACCGGGCTGGCTCGACATCGCGGCCAAGATCCCCGTCATGTCGACCGAGAAGGCCCGCACCGTGCTCGGCTGGACGCCCCGTCACACCTCGGACGAGACCCTGCGCGAGTTCGCCCACGCCCTCGCCCACCGCACGAACCACGAGGGCTCGCACCCGCTGAACGGCTGA
- a CDS encoding HAD-IA family hydrolase, with protein sequence MTTLTCRAIVFDMDGTLVDSTAVVERIWGDFAAEHGLDVVELLAFAHGRQTHDTVTRFLPGLPEVEARALTHGLQAVEAGTRDGTVEIPGAAAFLAGLPNDRVALVTSANHELARSRMAEAGVPWPAVVLASEQVAVGKPAPDGYLLAAELLGVDPGEVVVFEDAAAGLEAARASGASVVVVGDHDGPAADGLPRVTGYEGVSVTVREDGLLELTLP encoded by the coding sequence ATGACGACCCTCACCTGCCGCGCCATCGTGTTCGACATGGACGGCACGCTCGTCGACTCCACGGCCGTCGTCGAACGCATCTGGGGCGACTTCGCCGCCGAGCACGGGCTCGACGTCGTCGAGCTGCTGGCGTTCGCCCACGGGCGGCAGACCCACGACACCGTCACGCGGTTCCTGCCCGGGTTGCCCGAGGTCGAGGCACGCGCGCTGACCCACGGGCTGCAGGCCGTCGAGGCCGGAACGCGGGACGGGACCGTCGAGATCCCGGGTGCGGCCGCCTTCCTGGCGGGCCTGCCGAACGACCGGGTGGCCCTGGTGACGAGCGCGAACCACGAGTTGGCGCGGTCGCGGATGGCCGAGGCGGGCGTGCCCTGGCCGGCGGTCGTGCTGGCCTCCGAGCAGGTGGCCGTGGGCAAACCCGCCCCGGACGGTTATCTGCTGGCTGCCGAGCTGCTCGGGGTCGACCCCGGTGAGGTCGTCGTCTTCGAGGACGCCGCGGCGGGGCTCGAGGCCGCCCGCGCCTCCGGAGCCTCGGTCGTCGTCGTCGGGGACCACGACGGCCCGGCCGCCGACGGGTTGCCGCGCGTCACCGGGTACGAGGGCGTGTCGGTGACCGTTCGGGAGGACGGACTGCTCGAGCTGACGCTGCCGTAG
- a CDS encoding aminodeoxychorismate lyase translates to MTDTAAAASPTTDTAPPAPVLVVIDRARAGARGEGPGWHVADATEPTVNVVDLGVTRGDGIFEAFGVVDGAVQALEPHLRRLARSAALLDLPDLDLDLIREAVLASAAAHAPVPFALTKLIVTRGLEGVPDSEPTAWARTEVYEDHAAERRDGIRVVALDRGYRHDVAQTSPWLLQGAKTLSYAVNKSVLREAARRGADDVLFVSSDGYALEGPSASLVARFGDRFVTPRTDQGILEGTTQAAVFDALADLGHETAYELLPLARVHEADALWLLSSGRQIAPVSDLDGRPFAIDHELTTTLVEALWARRD, encoded by the coding sequence GTGACCGACACCGCTGCCGCCGCCTCCCCCACGACCGACACCGCGCCTCCTGCCCCCGTGCTCGTGGTGATCGACCGGGCCCGGGCCGGCGCCCGGGGCGAGGGCCCCGGGTGGCACGTCGCCGACGCGACCGAGCCGACCGTGAACGTCGTCGACCTGGGCGTGACGCGCGGCGACGGCATCTTCGAGGCGTTCGGCGTCGTCGACGGAGCCGTCCAGGCGCTCGAGCCGCACCTGCGCCGCCTGGCCCGCTCGGCGGCGCTGCTCGACCTGCCCGACCTCGACCTCGACCTGATCCGCGAGGCGGTGCTCGCCTCCGCCGCCGCCCACGCGCCGGTGCCGTTCGCGCTGACCAAGTTGATCGTGACGCGCGGCCTCGAGGGCGTGCCCGACAGCGAACCGACCGCCTGGGCGCGCACCGAGGTCTACGAGGACCACGCCGCCGAGCGCCGCGACGGCATCCGCGTCGTGGCGCTCGACCGCGGCTACCGGCACGACGTCGCGCAGACCTCGCCGTGGCTGCTCCAGGGCGCGAAGACCCTCTCGTACGCCGTGAACAAGAGCGTCCTGCGCGAGGCCGCCCGCCGGGGTGCCGACGACGTGCTCTTCGTCAGCAGCGACGGGTACGCGCTCGAGGGGCCGTCGGCCTCGCTCGTCGCGCGTTTCGGCGACCGCTTCGTCACGCCGCGCACCGACCAGGGCATCCTCGAGGGCACGACGCAGGCCGCCGTGTTCGACGCCCTGGCCGACCTCGGCCACGAGACCGCGTACGAGCTGCTGCCCCTCGCCCGCGTGCACGAGGCCGACGCCCTGTGGCTGCTGTCGAGCGGGCGTCAGATCGCCCCGGTGTCGGACCTCGACGGGCGGCCGTTCGCGATCGACCACGAGCTGACGACGACGCTCGTCGAGGCGCTCTGGGCCCGTCGCGACTGA
- the glgX gene encoding glycogen debranching protein GlgX → MTDSRSLPYPLGVTPLPDGGAHVAVYSETADHVWFCLFDDEADGGTERRFELTNRTGHVFHAVVEEARVGSRYGLRVAGPWDPANGLRHNEHKLLLDPYATALDGTFDWGQAVFGHDMNEPENRDDTDSASAMPRNVIADRDFDWGDDERPLTTMEDTVVYEVHVKGFTQTHPDVPEDIRGTYAGMGHPAAIKHFTDLGVTAVELLPTHQFVQDSHLEEKGLRNYWGYNSIGFFAPHDEYASKAAGTAGGQVAEFKQMVKDLHAAGLEVWMDVVYNHTAEGNHMGPTISFKGIDNAAYYRLVEGDEGNYFDTTGTGNSLNVSHPAALGLIMDSLRYWVTEMHVDGFRFDLATTLTRQGGEASEHSAFLTLIHQDPVLQSVKMIAEPWDTAGYQVGGFPADWSEWNGKFRDDVREFWNGEPGVLSTFSDRVLGSPDVYEGDRRSPLSSVNFVTAHDGFTLADLTSYAEKHNEENGEDSQDGESDNKSFNGGAEGPTDDPAVNEYRDRQRRNFLGTLLLSAGVPMILGGDEIARSQGGNNNAYCQDSEISWFDWERADRDLLAFTTELITLRRENPALRPDWFRYAPEVESDDHVQVRRADDHSFSSGDWQQGENKAITFVLTHKDADAFAYLVNGSTAVVEFNVPDAPHGEWELASSSDPGQQVEGAVTTLLVRDASFTLLRSRAS, encoded by the coding sequence ATGACCGACTCCCGCTCCTTGCCCTACCCCCTCGGCGTGACGCCCCTGCCCGACGGCGGCGCCCACGTCGCGGTGTACTCCGAGACCGCCGACCACGTCTGGTTCTGCCTGTTCGACGACGAGGCCGACGGCGGCACCGAGCGCCGCTTCGAGCTGACGAACCGCACCGGTCACGTCTTCCACGCCGTGGTCGAGGAGGCGCGGGTCGGCTCGCGCTACGGCCTCCGTGTCGCAGGCCCCTGGGACCCGGCGAACGGCCTCCGCCACAACGAGCACAAGCTGCTGCTCGACCCCTACGCGACCGCGCTCGACGGCACGTTCGACTGGGGCCAGGCCGTCTTCGGCCACGACATGAACGAGCCCGAGAACCGTGACGACACGGACTCCGCCTCCGCCATGCCGCGCAACGTCATCGCCGACCGCGACTTCGACTGGGGCGACGACGAGCGCCCGCTGACGACCATGGAGGACACCGTCGTCTACGAGGTGCACGTCAAGGGCTTCACGCAGACGCACCCCGACGTGCCCGAGGACATCCGCGGCACCTACGCCGGCATGGGTCACCCCGCCGCGATCAAGCACTTCACCGACCTGGGCGTCACGGCGGTCGAGCTGCTGCCGACGCACCAGTTCGTGCAGGACAGCCACCTCGAGGAGAAGGGCCTCCGCAACTACTGGGGCTACAACTCGATCGGCTTCTTCGCCCCCCACGACGAGTACGCGTCGAAGGCCGCGGGCACGGCAGGCGGCCAGGTCGCCGAGTTCAAGCAGATGGTGAAGGACCTCCACGCCGCCGGCCTCGAGGTGTGGATGGACGTCGTCTACAACCACACGGCCGAGGGCAACCACATGGGCCCGACCATCTCGTTCAAGGGCATCGACAACGCCGCCTACTACCGCCTGGTCGAGGGCGACGAGGGCAACTACTTCGACACGACCGGCACGGGCAACAGCCTCAACGTCAGCCACCCGGCGGCGCTCGGCCTGATCATGGACAGCCTGCGCTACTGGGTCACCGAGATGCACGTCGACGGCTTCCGCTTCGACCTCGCCACGACCCTCACCCGTCAGGGCGGCGAAGCCAGCGAGCACAGTGCGTTCCTCACCTTGATCCACCAGGACCCGGTGCTGCAGAGCGTCAAGATGATCGCCGAGCCGTGGGACACCGCCGGCTACCAGGTGGGTGGCTTCCCGGCCGACTGGTCCGAGTGGAACGGCAAGTTCCGTGACGACGTCCGCGAGTTCTGGAACGGCGAACCCGGCGTCCTGTCGACGTTCTCGGACCGCGTCCTCGGCAGCCCCGACGTCTACGAGGGCGACCGCCGATCGCCGCTGTCGAGCGTCAACTTCGTCACCGCGCACGACGGCTTCACGCTCGCCGACCTGACGAGCTACGCCGAGAAGCACAACGAGGAGAACGGCGAGGACAGCCAGGACGGCGAGAGCGACAACAAGTCGTTCAACGGCGGCGCCGAAGGGCCCACCGACGACCCCGCGGTCAACGAGTACCGCGACCGTCAGCGCCGCAACTTCCTCGGCACGTTGCTGCTCAGCGCCGGCGTCCCGATGATCCTCGGTGGCGACGAGATCGCGCGCAGCCAGGGCGGCAACAACAACGCCTACTGCCAGGACAGCGAGATCTCGTGGTTCGACTGGGAGCGCGCCGACCGCGACCTGCTCGCCTTCACGACCGAGCTGATCACGCTGCGTCGCGAGAACCCGGCCCTGCGCCCCGACTGGTTCCGCTACGCCCCCGAGGTCGAGAGCGACGACCACGTGCAGGTGCGCCGTGCCGACGACCACTCGTTCTCGAGCGGTGACTGGCAGCAGGGCGAGAACAAGGCGATCACGTTCGTGCTGACCCACAAGGACGCCGACGCGTTCGCCTACCTCGTCAACGGTTCGACCGCGGTCGTCGAGTTCAACGTGCCCGACGCGCCTCACGGCGAGTGGGAGCTCGCCTCGTCGAGCGACCCCGGCCAGCAGGTCGAGGGCGCCGTCACGACGCTGCTCGTGCGCGACGCGAGCTTCACGCTGCTGCGGAGCCGCGCCTCCTAG
- a CDS encoding amino acid transporter has product MSAQPESPARVEPPTPHATKRRMRSWLLHGLTETAGTHQGPHAETPEKTHSWWRVMCLTGVDYFSTLGYQPAIAAVAAGLLSPLATIVLVLLTLFGALPVYRRVARESPRGEGSIAMLERLLPWWGGKLFVLVLLGFAATDFMITITLSAADATAHAVENPFAPSWFHGAEVPLTLVLVALLAAVFLRGFREAIGIAVVLVAIFLTLNLVVIAVSLFHIGENPVVIGNWWDALTVQHGNPFVMVGIALIVFPKLALGLSGFETGVAVMPQITGDPTDTPAKPVGRIRGARRLLATAAIIMSSFLILSSFVTTLLIPQAEFQAGGSANGRALAFLAHQYLGDGFGTLYDVSTICILWFAGASAMAGLLNLVPRYLPRYGMAPQWARAVRPLVLVFTVIAFVITIVFEADVDAQGGAYATGVLVLITSASVAVTLSARRARQRKRTIGFGIVALVFVYTTVTNVVERPDGVRIAAIFIIGIIAVSLVSRVQRSFQLRATSVTLDDTALSYVREDADEYGTIRVIAHEPGREVAEIYKKKLSAERKYSGIPQRSPVIFLEVHKGDSSNFEEDLVVTGHALHGYRVLRTTSGAVPNAVASVLLAIRDETGVVPDIYFEWTEGNPLSNMGRFFLTGVGEVAPVTREVLRRAEPSRSRRPDVHVS; this is encoded by the coding sequence GTGTCCGCGCAGCCCGAGTCACCCGCCAGGGTCGAACCGCCGACCCCGCACGCGACCAAGCGACGGATGCGCAGCTGGCTGCTGCACGGCCTCACCGAGACCGCGGGCACCCACCAGGGCCCGCACGCCGAGACCCCGGAGAAGACCCACTCGTGGTGGCGCGTGATGTGCCTGACCGGCGTCGACTACTTCTCGACCCTCGGGTACCAGCCGGCCATCGCGGCCGTCGCGGCCGGTCTGCTCTCGCCGCTCGCGACCATCGTGCTCGTGCTGCTGACCCTCTTCGGCGCCCTGCCGGTCTACCGCCGGGTCGCCCGCGAGAGCCCCCGCGGCGAGGGGTCGATCGCGATGCTCGAGCGCCTGCTGCCCTGGTGGGGCGGCAAGCTCTTCGTCCTCGTGTTGCTCGGCTTCGCCGCCACCGACTTCATGATCACCATCACCCTGTCGGCGGCCGACGCCACGGCACACGCGGTCGAGAACCCCTTCGCGCCGTCCTGGTTCCACGGGGCCGAGGTGCCGCTGACGCTCGTACTCGTCGCCTTGCTCGCCGCCGTCTTCCTGCGTGGGTTCCGCGAGGCGATCGGCATCGCGGTCGTGCTCGTCGCGATCTTCCTGACCCTCAACCTCGTCGTCATCGCCGTCTCGCTCTTCCACATCGGCGAGAACCCGGTCGTCATCGGCAACTGGTGGGACGCCCTGACGGTGCAGCACGGCAACCCCTTCGTCATGGTCGGCATCGCCCTGATCGTCTTCCCGAAGCTGGCCCTCGGCCTGTCGGGCTTCGAGACCGGGGTGGCGGTCATGCCGCAGATCACCGGCGACCCGACCGACACCCCGGCCAAGCCGGTGGGGCGCATCCGCGGGGCCCGGCGCCTGCTCGCCACGGCCGCGATCATCATGAGCTCGTTCCTCATCCTGTCGAGCTTCGTCACGACCCTCCTGATCCCTCAGGCCGAGTTCCAGGCCGGCGGGTCGGCCAACGGTCGCGCCCTGGCGTTCCTGGCGCACCAGTACCTCGGCGACGGCTTCGGCACGCTCTACGACGTCAGCACCATCTGCATCCTGTGGTTCGCCGGAGCGTCGGCCATGGCCGGGCTGCTCAACCTCGTGCCGCGCTACCTGCCGCGCTACGGCATGGCGCCGCAGTGGGCGCGGGCCGTCCGTCCCCTCGTGCTCGTCTTCACGGTGATCGCGTTCGTCATCACCATCGTGTTCGAGGCGGACGTGGACGCCCAGGGCGGGGCCTACGCGACGGGAGTGCTCGTGTTGATCACCAGCGCCTCCGTGGCCGTGACGCTGTCGGCGCGACGGGCGCGCCAGCGCAAGCGGACGATCGGCTTCGGAATCGTCGCCCTCGTGTTCGTCTACACGACCGTCACCAACGTCGTCGAGCGCCCCGACGGCGTGCGCATCGCCGCGATCTTCATCATCGGGATCATCGCGGTGTCGCTCGTCTCGCGGGTGCAGCGCTCGTTCCAACTGCGGGCGACGTCGGTCACCCTCGACGACACCGCCCTCTCGTACGTGCGTGAGGACGCCGACGAGTACGGCACGATCCGCGTCATCGCCCACGAGCCGGGGCGCGAGGTCGCCGAGATCTACAAGAAGAAGCTGTCGGCCGAGCGCAAGTACAGCGGCATCCCGCAGCGCTCGCCGGTCATCTTCCTCGAGGTCCACAAGGGCGACTCGTCGAACTTCGAGGAGGACCTCGTCGTCACCGGGCACGCCCTGCACGGCTACCGGGTGCTGCGCACGACGAGCGGTGCGGTGCCGAACGCCGTGGCCAGCGTGCTGCTGGCGATCCGCGACGAGACCGGCGTCGTGCCCGACATCTACTTCGAGTGGACCGAGGGCAATCCGCTGTCGAACATGGGGCGGTTCTTCCTGACCGGGGTGGGCGAGGTCGCCCCGGTGACCCGCGAGGTGCTGCGCCGGGCCGAGCCCTCGCGCAGCCGCCGCCCCGACGTGCACGTCAGCTAG
- a CDS encoding response regulator gives MKILIADDDPQILRALKVTLGARGYDVVTAGDGREALDLAATQHPDLVMLDLGMPHLDGVEVIAGLRGWSTVPILVVSGRTDAADKVEALDAGADDYVTKPFSMDELLARIRAQTRRLPSGTDDEQPVVAFGDVQVDLAAKTVVRRAAAAGAAGAAGGGGTGGESVRLTPTEWKILELLLHSPDKLITRETILTEVWGPFHAKDTGYLRLYFAQLRKKLEPVPAAPRHLVTVLGMGYRFVPDAGADADAQAVQGS, from the coding sequence GTGAAGATCTTGATCGCCGACGACGACCCGCAGATCCTGCGGGCGCTCAAGGTGACCCTCGGCGCGCGCGGCTACGACGTCGTCACGGCCGGCGACGGGCGCGAGGCACTCGACCTGGCGGCGACCCAGCACCCCGACCTCGTCATGCTCGACCTCGGCATGCCGCACCTCGACGGGGTCGAGGTGATCGCCGGCCTGCGCGGCTGGTCGACCGTCCCGATCCTCGTCGTGTCGGGCCGGACCGACGCCGCCGACAAGGTCGAGGCGCTGGACGCCGGCGCCGACGACTACGTCACGAAGCCCTTCTCGATGGACGAACTGCTCGCCCGCATCCGGGCGCAGACCCGCCGACTGCCGTCCGGCACCGACGACGAGCAGCCCGTCGTGGCGTTCGGCGACGTGCAGGTCGACCTCGCGGCCAAGACCGTGGTGCGTCGGGCGGCCGCGGCCGGCGCTGCGGGGGCGGCCGGGGGCGGGGGCACCGGCGGCGAGTCGGTGCGACTGACGCCGACCGAGTGGAAGATCCTCGAGCTGCTGCTGCACAGCCCCGACAAGCTGATCACGCGCGAGACCATCCTGACCGAGGTCTGGGGCCCCTTCCACGCGAAGGACACCGGCTACCTGAGGCTCTACTTCGCCCAACTCCGCAAGAAGCTCGAGCCCGTGCCGGCCGCCCCCCGGCACCTCGTCACGGTGCTCGGCATGGGCTACCGCTTCGTGCCCGACGCCGGCGCCGATGCCGACGCGCAGGCCGTCCAGGGGTCGTGA